AACGCGCGGTCTGGAAAGCGCGTTACCGACGGCCTTGCGCCCAGAACGTTTTGACGACTGGATGCAGGACGTCGAACGACTCGCCGGGCAGTTTCACCAGCCGCAGTCGGATGCGATGCGTCGCGTCGTGATGGCCCCGACCACCACGTTGCACTCGACCACCGCGCAGGAACTGCGGGAAAGCGCGCGGCTGGCGCGGGCGCTGGGCCTGCGTTTACACAGCCATCTGTCGGAAACGGTCGATTATCTCGATGCGTCACGGGCGAAATTCGGCATGACGCCGCTGCAGTTTTGCGCCGAACAGGACTGGATCGGCGATGACGTGTGGTTCGCGCATCTGGTGAAACTGCTGCCGGAAGAAATTGCCCTGCTCGGTGCCAGCGGCAGCGGGATCGCTCACTGTCCACAAAGTAACGCCCGGCTCGGGAGCGGCATCGCGGATATCGTTGCCCTGGAACAGGCTGGGGTAAAAATCTCCATCGGCGTGGACGGCGCGGCCTCCAACGAAGCCGCCGATATGCAAAGTGAAACCCACGCCGCCTGGCAACTACAGCGCGCACGCAAAGGGATGCTCGCCCGTCCGCGCTATGACGGCGGCACTTTCGAAGGCGGCGGCGATGCGGCCACCATAGAGGATGTGATCCGCTGGGGAACGTCCGGCGGCGCGGCGGTGCTTGGGCTCGATACCGGGGAATTACGCCCAGGGATGCCTGCGGATATCGCGCTGTATCAGCTCGACGACCCGCGCTATTTCGGTTTACACGATGTGGCAATCGGCCCGGTGGCCTGTGGCGGGCGTGCGACGCTGAAAGCGCTGCTGTGTCAGGGAAAAGTGATTGTCGAAAACGACGTGATTGCAGGGCTGGATTTGCGCGAGCTGGGCGCTCAGGCGGCGGAAGCGGTAAAACGGCTTCAGCAACGTGCGGGTTAATCGTGCCCGATGGCGCTAGCGCTTATCGTGCCTACAAAACAGAGGCTCGACGCTTGGGCTTATCGGGCCATCAAAACGGGGGGTCGGTGCCTGGGTTTATCGGGACGACGTTTGTAGGCCCGGCAAGTGTAGCGCCGCCGGGCATTTGGGGCTAATTCTTACAGACTGTAACCGGGCTTTTTCAGCAGCGTATCGAGCTGCGGACCAATCTCTTTATCCCAGACCTGCGCTTTCCAGTCGGCTTCTGCCACCTGTTCCAGACCGACGCTGATTGCGCCGTCTTTACTGCCCAGATGACGGGTAATGGCGGCGGCGATATCTGCGGCCAGCGCCTCTTTTTGTTCGTCGTTCAGGTCACGGGGAAAACATTTAATGGCTACATGCGGCATGGTGGTCTCCTTATTGTGTTCCCTAAAACTATCATCTTCTCAGCGGCTTAATTAGCGTTTTGTGCAGTTAAGATGTCGTTCGCGATCAGGACGCGGTGCAGTTCTTCACGCTTTTCGATGTGGTCTGCAATGGCGCTCAGCCGCGGGCAGTTCTCGGCAAACCACGCGGCGCGCGGGCCCCAGGTGCGTATCACCACGATGTAGGCATCGAGCAACGTGACGTTGT
This DNA window, taken from Scandinavium goeteborgense, encodes the following:
- the pptA gene encoding tautomerase PptA, which gives rise to MPHVAIKCFPRDLNDEQKEALAADIAAAITRHLGSKDGAISVGLEQVAEADWKAQVWDKEIGPQLDTLLKKPGYSL
- a CDS encoding amidohydrolase family protein gives rise to the protein MSTLLIKGCTAILTGNRETPRSTGTDIRVADGRIAAIGTLTPNADERVIDARDCVAYPGWVNTHHHLFQSLLKGEPQGLNQSLSAWLASTPYRFRGAFDAETFRLAARIGLVELVRSGCTTVADHHYLYWPGMPFDGAAILFEEAQALGVRFVLCRGGATQTRGLESALPTALRPERFDDWMQDVERLAGQFHQPQSDAMRRVVMAPTTTLHSTTAQELRESARLARALGLRLHSHLSETVDYLDASRAKFGMTPLQFCAEQDWIGDDVWFAHLVKLLPEEIALLGASGSGIAHCPQSNARLGSGIADIVALEQAGVKISIGVDGAASNEAADMQSETHAAWQLQRARKGMLARPRYDGGTFEGGGDAATIEDVIRWGTSGGAAVLGLDTGELRPGMPADIALYQLDDPRYFGLHDVAIGPVACGGRATLKALLCQGKVIVENDVIAGLDLRELGAQAAEAVKRLQQRAG